In uncultured Methanobrevibacter sp., the following proteins share a genomic window:
- the purB gene encoding adenylosuccinate lyase, whose protein sequence is MAIHPIEFRYGTPEMKRIWEQENKQQRMLDIESALAQAEGELGIIPKEFADEIKAKANTKFVTVERVSEIEAETKHDIASLSKGLSEVCEGEAGEYVHFGATSNDIVDSSNSLLLKDSIEVLEEKIERLTKIILKLAEENKMKVCIGRTHGQHALPTTYGMKFAIWADELHRQYDRLLHAKENVCLGMMDGAVGTTAALGTQGWEVHKKVSEILGLKPAPITNQVLQRDNHVEFVATLANIATTLSKIALEVRNLQRTEIQELGEFFDPEKQVGSSTMPHKMNPITAERICGVARIIKSYVNAAMENNPLWHERDLTNSSCERIMFPEACILTDYILNLTIKLMNNLIFYDENIERNLNFTNGLIMAERLMAELTRAGMGKQTAYGVARKNAIKANKEKLLLADLILEDPDASQFLTKEDVERIMDPHTYIGSAPIIVDEILESSKDWF, encoded by the coding sequence ATGGCAATACATCCAATAGAATTTAGATATGGAACTCCAGAAATGAAAAGAATCTGGGAACAGGAAAACAAGCAGCAAAGAATGTTAGATATTGAATCTGCATTGGCTCAAGCTGAAGGAGAGCTTGGAATCATTCCAAAGGAATTTGCAGATGAGATTAAGGCAAAGGCAAATACCAAATTTGTTACTGTAGAACGTGTAAGTGAAATTGAAGCTGAAACCAAACACGATATCGCTTCCCTTTCAAAAGGATTAAGTGAAGTATGTGAAGGAGAAGCAGGAGAATATGTTCATTTCGGAGCAACCTCCAATGATATTGTAGACAGTTCAAACTCATTGCTTTTAAAGGATTCCATTGAAGTATTGGAAGAAAAAATCGAAAGATTAACTAAAATAATCCTCAAGTTAGCTGAAGAGAACAAAATGAAAGTCTGCATTGGCCGTACCCATGGTCAACATGCACTTCCAACAACTTATGGTATGAAATTTGCAATCTGGGCAGATGAATTGCATAGGCAATATGACAGATTATTGCATGCTAAGGAAAATGTCTGTCTTGGTATGATGGACGGTGCTGTAGGAACCACCGCAGCTCTTGGAACCCAAGGTTGGGAAGTTCATAAGAAAGTATCTGAAATTCTTGGATTAAAACCTGCTCCAATCACTAACCAAGTATTGCAAAGAGACAACCATGTTGAATTTGTAGCAACCCTTGCAAACATAGCAACTACCTTAAGCAAAATAGCTCTTGAGGTTAGAAACTTGCAAAGAACTGAAATTCAAGAATTAGGAGAATTTTTCGACCCTGAAAAACAAGTTGGAAGCAGTACCATGCCACATAAGATGAATCCAATTACTGCAGAACGTATTTGTGGTGTTGCAAGAATCATAAAATCATATGTAAATGCTGCAATGGAAAACAATCCATTATGGCACGAAAGGGACTTGACCAACTCTTCCTGTGAAAGAATCATGTTCCCTGAGGCTTGTATTCTTACTGATTACATTCTCAACTTAACAATCAAACTCATGAACAATCTCATATTCTATGATGAAAACATTGAAAGAAACCTTAATTTCACAAACGGATTGATCATGGCAGAAAGATTGATGGCAGAACTTACCAGAGCAGGAATGGGTAAACAGACCGCTTATGGAGTAGCAAGAAAGAACGCTATCAAAGCAAACAAGGAAAAATTGCTACTTGCAGACCTAATCCTTGAAGACCCTGATGCAAGTCAATTCTTAACAAAAGAAGACGTTGAAAGAATCATGGATCCTCATACATACATTGGTTCTGCACCAATAATCGTTGATGAGATTCTAGAATCATCAAAAGACTGGTTTTAA
- a CDS encoding TatD family hydrolase, which produces MIIDTHCHIYNSEMENAEEIIKEAQKNNITLILNGTDPKSNEEVLKLSEDYENVYAALGYFYTLANEITDEDIAILDNQLKKDKVIAVGEIGLDYYKGKENKEKQIELFEKMLALAEKHELPAIVHSRKAMQDTYDILKKHSVVGSMHSYQGSGEMAEEFIKLGFYIGVGGTITHKNNKKARKMLNKIGIDQVLLETDSPYLPPEEKRGEMNTPLNIKYIIRKIAEELDIEESEVIEITAKNAKRLFKI; this is translated from the coding sequence ATGATTATCGATACACATTGCCATATTTACAATAGTGAAATGGAAAATGCAGAGGAAATAATAAAAGAGGCTCAAAAGAACAATATAACCTTAATATTGAATGGAACTGACCCAAAAAGCAATGAAGAAGTATTGAAATTGTCAGAAGACTATGAGAATGTCTATGCTGCTTTAGGTTACTTTTACACTCTTGCAAATGAAATCACAGATGAAGACATTGCGATATTGGATAATCAACTAAAAAAGGATAAGGTCATCGCAGTGGGAGAAATAGGATTAGATTATTACAAAGGAAAAGAAAATAAGGAAAAGCAAATTGAGCTCTTTGAAAAAATGCTTGCCTTAGCCGAAAAACATGAGCTTCCAGCAATAGTCCATTCCAGAAAGGCAATGCAGGACACTTATGACATCTTGAAAAAGCACAGCGTAGTGGGATCCATGCATTCCTATCAAGGTTCAGGAGAAATGGCTGAGGAATTCATCAAATTAGGTTTCTATATAGGAGTGGGTGGAACAATCACTCACAAAAACAACAAGAAAGCAAGAAAAATGCTGAATAAGATAGGCATTGACCAGGTGCTTCTTGAAACAGATTCCCCATATTTACCTCCAGAAGAAAAAAGAGGGGAAATGAATACACCACTGAACATAAAATACATCATAAGAAAAATAGCTGAAGAATTGGATATTGAAGAGTCTGAAGTTATTGAAATAACTGCAAAAAATGCTAAAAGATTGTTTAAGATATGA
- a CDS encoding GNAT family N-acetyltransferase, with product MARKNTKEKIFDVSIDLFSQNGYDGVSIRQIAKEVGIKESSIYNHYQSKESILESILSYYINEMLKEEAPVMQPKENLNMDFDHFYKEGSDRFISKLSEEKMMKITRIFLVESYHNEKIKKFVKEAIIGYAINGWEDLFNLMKEMNFIKKDADIKQLAESFYYYGLFLLYEHFIINYPEDDEKFLKDFERRTTNHMKILFNSVKIDTKNPKDSLEKEKESEETIRLEEEKDYLKVENLVRDAFWNVYRPGAYEHYIVHNLRDDSSFIYDLAYIIEKNDEIIGHINYSNGRLDLYRKNRYGVDIKVADGSEKASVLGPISINSKYQSNGYGSKLIRHTLKLAEDMDIPFVFVIGDEDYYHRFGFESASKYNIYLEGTDTEDENPFFMIKILNGNENIIKDLDFDKGIFYNPEVFGVDEDMVDEFDKNFEYKEKKVLEGQLDI from the coding sequence ATGGCTAGAAAAAATACAAAAGAAAAGATATTTGATGTTTCCATTGATTTGTTCTCACAAAACGGATATGATGGAGTTTCCATACGCCAAATAGCTAAGGAAGTTGGAATAAAGGAAAGTTCCATTTATAATCACTACCAAAGCAAGGAATCAATATTAGAATCCATATTAAGCTATTACATTAACGAAATGCTAAAGGAAGAAGCTCCTGTAATGCAACCTAAGGAAAATCTGAATATGGATTTTGACCATTTCTATAAGGAAGGAAGCGATAGATTCATCTCAAAGCTCTCTGAAGAGAAGATGATGAAGATTACAAGGATATTCCTGGTTGAATCCTATCATAACGAAAAGATAAAGAAATTTGTAAAGGAAGCAATTATAGGGTATGCAATCAATGGCTGGGAAGACCTCTTTAATCTAATGAAAGAAATGAATTTCATCAAGAAAGATGCTGACATCAAGCAGCTCGCAGAGTCATTCTATTACTATGGATTATTCCTATTATACGAACATTTCATAATAAATTATCCTGAAGATGATGAAAAATTCCTAAAGGATTTCGAAAGAAGAACAACAAATCATATGAAGATTCTCTTTAATTCAGTAAAGATAGATACAAAAAATCCAAAAGATTCACTGGAAAAAGAAAAAGAGTCTGAAGAAACCATCAGATTAGAAGAAGAAAAAGATTATCTGAAAGTTGAAAACCTTGTAAGAGATGCATTTTGGAACGTTTATAGACCAGGAGCCTATGAACATTATATAGTCCATAATTTAAGAGATGACTCAAGTTTCATTTATGACTTGGCATATATTATAGAGAAAAATGATGAAATCATCGGCCATATAAACTATTCAAATGGAAGATTGGATCTTTATAGGAAAAATAGGTATGGAGTAGACATTAAAGTTGCTGATGGAAGTGAAAAGGCAAGTGTCCTTGGGCCAATATCTATCAATTCCAAATATCAAAGCAATGGCTACGGGTCCAAATTAATAAGACATACCTTAAAACTTGCAGAAGATATGGATATTCCTTTTGTTTTTGTAATAGGTGATGAGGATTATTACCATAGATTCGGTTTTGAAAGTGCATCAAAATACAATATTTACCTTGAAGGAACAGACACTGAAGACGAAAATCCGTTTTTCATGATAAAAATATTAAATGGCAATGAGAATATTATCAAAGATCTGGATTTTGATAAGGGAATATTCTACAATCCAGAAGTCTTTGGTGTTGATGAAGATATGGTGGATGAATTTGATAAAAACTTTGAATATAAGGAAAAGAAGGTCCTTGAAGGGCAACTAGACATATGA
- a CDS encoding tRNA threonylcarbamoyladenosine dehydratase encodes MDEKFSRTEMLIGNEGMEKLKNAKVAVFGLGGVGSFVCEGLARSGIGNFVLVDFDKVDESNINRQLIATTKTIGRNKVDVMKERILDINPEANIEIYNEFYLADSESDIITEDLSYVVDCVDTIMAKIAIICKSKEIGVPVMSCMGTGNKLDPTSFEIDDIYKTSYCPLARIMKKDLKKRNIKKLKVLYSKEHPINTNECEINQNEKKHKVKGSVSFMPPVAGLMIAGEVIKDIAVR; translated from the coding sequence ATGGATGAGAAGTTTTCAAGAACAGAAATGTTAATTGGAAATGAGGGAATGGAAAAACTAAAGAATGCCAAAGTTGCTGTTTTTGGGCTTGGTGGTGTCGGTTCCTTTGTTTGCGAAGGACTTGCAAGAAGCGGAATAGGCAATTTTGTGCTGGTGGATTTCGATAAGGTTGATGAGAGCAATATCAATAGGCAGCTAATAGCCACAACTAAAACAATCGGCAGAAATAAGGTTGATGTCATGAAAGAGAGAATCTTGGATATCAATCCTGAAGCCAATATTGAAATTTATAATGAATTCTACCTTGCTGATTCAGAATCCGACATCATTACAGAGGATTTGTCATATGTCGTTGATTGTGTGGACACTATAATGGCTAAGATTGCAATCATATGCAAATCCAAGGAAATTGGGGTGCCAGTAATGTCCTGTATGGGTACTGGAAACAAGTTGGATCCTACAAGTTTTGAAATAGATGATATTTATAAGACTTCCTATTGTCCGCTTGCCAGAATAATGAAAAAAGATTTAAAAAAGAGAAATATAAAGAAGTTAAAGGTCTTGTATTCAAAGGAACATCCTATAAACACAAATGAGTGTGAAATAAATCAAAATGAAAAGAAGCATAAGGTCAAGGGCAGTGTTTCCTTCATGCCTCCTGTAGCGGGATTAATGATTGCTGGTGAGGTAATAAAGGATATTGCCGTCAGATGA
- a CDS encoding CPBP family intramembrane glutamic endopeptidase, giving the protein MDFSVKDFNVRLRTIKLWEIIIAIVISFFLTLFVEGYFNISSGELEYILFFCFMMVFFLIATYGTTGFNKDVNDLFKASSIIRVLILAISNMFVAIFIQTMFFPLDSLLNMVNSISLPLLDVVTGTNDPLIFIFEMFSAIIIAPISEELFFRGVLFNRLKIRKGFVFGLVVSSVIFGLCHFNYPDHFSHIIYTCIMGMTLCILYSRTDNLLLNMVVHSAYNLLSYLLVYTPLQYLILGGEFSSLMGLLLISSLIFIPVYIIYFTYKMK; this is encoded by the coding sequence ATGGATTTCAGTGTTAAAGATTTCAATGTGAGACTTAGAACAATTAAGCTTTGGGAAATAATCATTGCAATAGTTATTTCTTTTTTCTTAACTTTATTTGTTGAGGGATATTTCAATATTTCTTCTGGAGAGTTAGAATACATCCTTTTCTTCTGCTTTATGATGGTATTCTTTTTGATTGCCACATATGGCACTACAGGATTCAATAAGGATGTCAATGACTTGTTTAAAGCAAGTAGCATTATAAGGGTTTTGATTTTAGCCATTTCAAACATGTTTGTGGCAATTTTCATTCAAACTATGTTCTTCCCTTTGGATTCCCTTTTAAATATGGTCAATTCAATTTCCCTGCCTTTATTGGATGTGGTTACTGGAACAAATGATCCATTGATTTTCATTTTTGAGATGTTTTCAGCAATTATCATTGCACCAATATCTGAAGAATTGTTCTTTAGGGGAGTTTTATTCAACAGATTAAAAATCAGAAAAGGGTTTGTCTTTGGTTTAGTTGTTTCATCAGTCATTTTTGGATTATGCCATTTCAATTATCCTGATCATTTTTCACATATTATCTATACTTGCATAATGGGAATGACCCTATGCATTCTGTATTCAAGAACAGACAATTTACTGTTGAATATGGTTGTGCATTCTGCATATAATCTTTTATCATATCTCCTTGTGTACACTCCATTGCAATATTTGATTTTAGGTGGAGAATTCAGTTCATTAATGGGTTTGCTCCTTATTTCATCATTGATATTTATTCCAGTTTATATTATTTATTTCACTTATAAGATGAAATAA
- a CDS encoding CPBP family intramembrane glutamic endopeptidase yields MDFNVTDFNVRLRTIRLREAVLAIAIGFILNVVLIGIFPSLGKNDNLMIMPLFIFVLLFFIWALRGTHGLSDDFSKLFERDNRREIFYIFLINLLFVFLIVAFFANFDILYGSVYPDMEPLLDFTPNALDPLSFILEVISSVILAPILEELFFRGVLFNRLKIRTGIIAAMVISSALFAIGHEFGGITSAFVFGICMCIIYLKTDNILMTMSIHFLNNLVAVILEAVNADAFLFQMPVAPITGIVSVIAGLLIIVYIFEEIKRLRA; encoded by the coding sequence ATGGACTTTAATGTTACTGACTTTAATGTAAGGCTTAGAACAATCAGGTTAAGGGAGGCAGTTTTAGCTATTGCAATAGGATTTATCTTAAATGTAGTTCTAATTGGAATATTTCCTTCATTAGGGAAAAATGATAATTTAATGATCATGCCTCTTTTCATTTTTGTTCTCTTGTTCTTCATTTGGGCCTTAAGAGGCACTCATGGCTTAAGTGATGACTTTTCAAAGCTTTTTGAAAGGGATAATCGTAGAGAGATATTCTATATATTCCTAATAAATCTTTTATTTGTATTCCTGATAGTGGCATTCTTTGCAAATTTTGACATACTTTACGGTTCAGTATATCCTGATATGGAGCCCTTGTTGGATTTCACTCCAAATGCTCTTGACCCATTATCTTTCATTTTGGAAGTGATTTCTTCAGTCATATTGGCGCCTATTCTTGAAGAATTGTTCTTTAGAGGAGTTCTATTCAACAGATTGAAAATAAGAACTGGCATAATAGCTGCTATGGTCATATCTTCAGCCCTCTTTGCTATTGGACATGAATTCGGTGGAATAACCAGTGCATTTGTATTTGGAATCTGTATGTGCATAATCTATCTGAAAACAGATAACATCCTCATGACAATGTCAATCCACTTCTTAAATAATCTTGTAGCGGTTATTCTTGAAGCTGTTAATGCAGATGCATTCCTGTTCCAAATGCCAGTTGCACCTATTACAGGAATAGTTTCCGTAATTGCAGGGCTTTTGATAATAGTCTATATCTTTGAAGAGATTAAGCGATTAAGGGCTTAA
- a CDS encoding DUF4013 domain-containing protein yields MILDIYKDSLEYSAKDLKTLLVLGVTYFLSFLLLPIFLIYGYSYRVTKISVEGMINGNDPLPEFDNIIDMFVDGIKVVLVYLIYVLVPFIIFFLFAVISSSIGGYGESALMAIGTVITVVLILFAYVMSMFGVAHMANNGDSLSKAFNYKEIIEIIKSVGVTRSLGAYIGLVIICSAIFAVVFFLILFVFGFFGIFTGTLGFAMAAGGIFVAGFFIAYLVMLFIVGPYTMIMQSRVSGLLYNLH; encoded by the coding sequence ATGATATTAGATATTTATAAGGATTCTTTAGAGTATTCTGCTAAAGACTTAAAGACTTTATTGGTATTGGGAGTAACTTACTTTTTAAGTTTCCTTTTGCTTCCAATTTTCTTGATTTACGGTTATTCCTACAGAGTAACCAAAATCTCTGTAGAAGGTATGATTAATGGTAATGATCCATTGCCAGAATTTGATAACATCATTGACATGTTTGTAGATGGTATAAAGGTTGTTCTGGTCTATCTGATTTATGTGCTAGTTCCATTTATAATATTCTTCCTGTTTGCAGTGATATCCAGTTCAATCGGAGGATATGGTGAATCTGCATTAATGGCTATCGGCACTGTCATTACTGTTGTGTTAATCTTATTTGCTTATGTAATGAGCATGTTTGGAGTAGCACACATGGCAAATAATGGAGATTCATTATCTAAAGCATTTAATTATAAGGAAATAATTGAAATCATAAAATCTGTTGGCGTTACAAGAAGTTTAGGGGCTTACATTGGTTTAGTTATAATTTGTTCAGCAATTTTTGCGGTTGTTTTCTTCTTGATCTTATTCGTATTCGGATTCTTCGGAATATTTACCGGAACTTTAGGATTTGCTATGGCTGCTGGTGGAATATTCGTTGCAGGATTTTTTATAGCTTACCTTGTAATGTTGTTTATTGTAGGTCCTTACACCATGATAATGCAATCTAGAGTAAGCGGTTTATTATACAATCTTCATTAA
- a CDS encoding pyridoxamine 5'-phosphate oxidase family protein has protein sequence MFREMRRKKQALSEEECIDILIKEPRGVLAVLGDNDYPYAVPLSHVYVDGKIYFHGTVKESHKRDAIEKHEKVSYCVMNKGIKAADDWWYTFKSVIVFGRMKTIKDRDTKIEKLTHLGNKFFPTEEETKSEIDNLLDVTELYEITIEHMSGKIVEEK, from the coding sequence ATGTTTAGAGAAATGAGAAGAAAGAAACAGGCTTTAAGTGAAGAAGAGTGCATTGATATTTTAATTAAAGAACCACGTGGTGTCTTAGCCGTGCTTGGAGATAACGATTATCCTTATGCAGTACCATTAAGTCATGTTTATGTGGATGGGAAAATATATTTCCATGGGACTGTAAAGGAAAGCCATAAAAGAGATGCTATTGAAAAGCATGAAAAGGTATCCTATTGCGTGATGAATAAAGGTATAAAAGCAGCAGATGACTGGTGGTACACATTCAAAAGCGTTATTGTCTTTGGCAGAATGAAAACAATTAAGGACAGGGATACAAAAATAGAAAAATTGACTCATTTAGGAAACAAGTTCTTCCCAACTGAAGAAGAGACCAAGTCAGAAATAGATAATCTTTTGGATGTAACAGAACTTTATGAAATCACAATAGAGCATATGAGTGGGAAGATAGTTGAGGAAAAATAA
- a CDS encoding site-2 protease family protein — translation MFRFTGKEIRDLIISFIVIALGFTILYSNGDYSNIGLVFPIVMIGVGAGFIFHELGHKFVAMHYGYYAEYELWPTGLIIALVSSFFGFIFAAPGAVVIYSNGMEKKTNGIISIAGPIVNIILGLIFFLILVSLGDFAYTETGYLVGLTCVLGTRINFFLAAFNLLPIPPLDGSKVMSWSIPIWLITFAIAALLVLIFGGFL, via the coding sequence ATGTTTAGATTTACAGGTAAAGAGATAAGAGATTTAATCATATCCTTTATAGTGATTGCTTTAGGATTTACCATTCTCTACTCCAATGGTGATTACAGCAATATAGGCTTGGTTTTCCCTATAGTTATGATTGGAGTGGGAGCAGGTTTCATTTTCCACGAATTAGGACATAAATTCGTAGCAATGCATTATGGATATTATGCTGAATATGAGTTATGGCCTACAGGACTCATTATTGCGTTGGTCAGTTCATTTTTCGGATTCATATTTGCAGCTCCTGGAGCAGTTGTTATTTATAGTAATGGTATGGAAAAGAAAACAAATGGAATCATTTCCATTGCAGGACCAATTGTAAATATCATTTTAGGTTTAATCTTCTTCCTTATTTTAGTATCTCTTGGGGATTTCGCATATACTGAAACTGGATATCTTGTCGGATTGACTTGCGTTCTTGGTACAAGAATCAATTTCTTCTTGGCAGCTTTCAACCTATTGCCGATACCTCCTTTAGATGGTTCTAAAGTAATGTCTTGGAGCATTCCTATTTGGTTGATTACATTTGCAATCGCTGCACTTTTAGTTTTAATCTTCGGAGGATTTTTATAA
- a CDS encoding helix-turn-helix transcriptional regulator, translating into MKTIIRYLRQEIKLSQQDLAESVGVTRQTINALENGRYNPSLLLAYKITRILNEATYGEDKDSYLSIEDIFKFSDGDFKN; encoded by the coding sequence ATGAAAACAATTATAAGATATTTGAGGCAGGAGATTAAGTTAAGTCAGCAAGATTTAGCGGAATCTGTTGGTGTTACTCGTCAAACAATCAATGCCTTAGAAAACGGACGGTATAATCCATCTTTGCTTTTAGCATATAAAATAACAAGAATCTTGAATGAAGCCACTTATGGTGAAGATAAGGATTCCTATTTAAGCATAGAGGATATTTTTAAATTTAGTGATGGCGACTTTAAAAATTAA
- a CDS encoding sister chromatid cohesion protein PDS5, whose protein sequence is MSTNADIEILNELRELTKDKENWKANIDDVALKLNYDYSADVKAKVLWLLGEMGLKYPEEIECHVKDIASYLEDNDPKLRERSANAIGRIGRADNDLVIVYMDKLMKLKDDESFNVRHAFIWACENIATSNPDLFCDKLDIFYEMISDSEDKVRIEAPEMFRVIGKTRPNCVKHYLKKLEYFAENDENRIVRIHSAGAIRITKKALEQ, encoded by the coding sequence ATGTCAACTAATGCAGATATTGAAATACTAAATGAATTGAGAGAATTAACAAAGGATAAGGAAAATTGGAAAGCAAATATCGATGATGTTGCGCTTAAGTTGAATTATGATTATTCTGCAGATGTCAAAGCAAAGGTGTTATGGCTTCTTGGTGAAATGGGTTTGAAGTATCCGGAAGAAATAGAATGTCATGTTAAGGATATTGCAAGTTACTTAGAGGATAATGATCCTAAATTGAGAGAAAGGTCTGCTAATGCAATTGGAAGAATAGGCAGGGCGGATAATGATTTAGTAATCGTTTATATGGACAAATTGATGAAATTGAAAGATGATGAATCATTTAATGTTAGACATGCATTCATTTGGGCTTGTGAAAATATAGCTACAAGCAATCCAGACTTATTTTGCGATAAATTGGATATCTTTTATGAAATGATTTCAGATTCTGAAGATAAGGTTAGGATAGAAGCTCCTGAAATGTTTAGAGTGATTGGAAAAACAAGACCAAATTGTGTAAAGCATTACTTGAAAAAGCTAGAATATTTTGCTGAAAATGATGAAAACAGAATTGTTCGAATTCATAGTGCTGGAGCAATCAGAATTACAAAAAAGGCATTGGAACAATGA
- a CDS encoding DUF4013 domain-containing protein yields the protein MASITDVVKEGLKYPFNDGKKVLILGIIFLVSSLVSMAMEFLVFDNMRILANVAPVDTVQAAISAMPPSNMALIVLSWIVTFILMVFASGYIYDVIKYGIEGKSELPEFSDIKGLLVKGLRAFVVGLAYSILPMILFFLGLMLTVNESVGASVNAIGAIVLLIAIIFAIFVSLVNVMALCNMVDKDELAAAFRFKEILALIKNLGWGRFIGILLFTVIAIMIISVFFSFIFGAIAGIISIIVGSAFVMALINMILNSLLINPYVSIVISRIYGSIYKEATKTELETI from the coding sequence ATGGCTAGTATTACTGATGTAGTTAAGGAAGGATTGAAATATCCTTTTAATGATGGAAAAAAGGTTTTGATTTTAGGTATCATCTTCCTTGTTTCAAGTCTTGTCTCAATGGCAATGGAATTTTTGGTCTTTGACAATATGAGAATTTTAGCGAATGTGGCTCCTGTTGATACAGTTCAAGCAGCAATATCAGCTATGCCTCCAAGCAACATGGCTTTGATTGTCTTGTCATGGATTGTAACCTTTATATTGATGGTATTCGCTTCAGGATACATTTATGATGTTATCAAATATGGTATAGAAGGAAAATCTGAACTTCCAGAGTTCAGTGACATTAAAGGATTATTAGTGAAAGGTCTTCGTGCATTCGTTGTTGGTTTGGCTTATTCCATTTTGCCTATGATCCTTTTCTTCCTTGGATTGATGTTAACTGTAAACGAATCTGTAGGCGCTTCTGTAAATGCAATTGGTGCAATTGTATTGCTCATTGCTATCATATTTGCAATATTCGTTTCTTTAGTGAATGTAATGGCATTATGCAATATGGTTGATAAGGATGAACTTGCTGCAGCATTCAGATTTAAAGAGATTTTAGCTTTAATTAAAAATTTAGGATGGGGAAGATTCATAGGAATTTTACTCTTCACTGTTATTGCAATTATGATCATTTCCGTATTCTTTAGCTTTATATTTGGAGCTATTGCTGGAATTATCAGCATTATTGTGGGTTCAGCATTTGTAATGGCTTTAATCAACATGATTCTTAATTCATTGCTTATCAATCCATATGTCAGCATTGTAATAAGCAGGATTTATGGATCAATTTACAAAGAAGCAACTAAAACTGAATTAGAAACTATCTAA
- a CDS encoding CPBP family intramembrane glutamic endopeptidase, with translation MLRLNDFLDRLSIIKVLSFFLLIILLLTLIPMVLKIQLGSLFFKFILYGIMLLFFAYALNNIDFDEISFKDALRKEYDSIFKVSDIYHISFIVIANILFVSAVYFILRYLSNLSIISFNSPLFGDFRALGIAILALYFFTVVMLSPIIEELLFRGLFLRRFNKELDVTLAILISSVLFGVCHNFGGILGAILFGICVSILYIKSKNILVPIFAHFLNNLLSFLLALSGVEYLIQSNLIIIILIIILAIVSNFVLFKAIFSEWPKDME, from the coding sequence ATGCTTCGATTAAATGATTTCTTAGATAGATTATCCATAATAAAGGTTTTATCTTTCTTTTTATTGATTATATTACTTCTTACCTTAATTCCTATGGTCTTAAAGATTCAGTTAGGAAGCTTATTTTTCAAATTCATATTGTATGGAATAATGCTACTGTTTTTTGCTTATGCATTGAATAATATCGATTTTGATGAAATCTCATTTAAAGATGCCTTAAGAAAGGAATATGATTCAATATTCAAGGTCTCTGACATTTATCACATCTCATTCATTGTGATTGCAAATATCCTATTTGTTTCCGCGGTGTATTTTATATTGAGATATTTAAGCAATTTGTCAATAATTAGCTTCAATTCTCCTCTTTTTGGAGATTTCAGAGCATTGGGCATTGCAATATTGGCTCTTTACTTTTTCACTGTAGTTATGCTCTCTCCGATTATAGAGGAGCTATTGTTTAGAGGATTGTTCTTAAGAAGATTCAATAAGGAATTGGATGTTACTTTAGCTATTTTGATTTCTTCAGTGTTGTTTGGTGTTTGCCATAACTTTGGAGGAATTTTAGGAGCTATACTATTCGGTATTTGCGTTTCAATTCTTTATATAAAGTCTAAAAACATATTGGTGCCAATATTTGCTCACTTTTTGAATAATCTCTTATCATTCCTTTTAGCATTAAGCGGAGTTGAATACTTGATTCAGTCCAATTTGATAATAATTATCTTGATAATCATTTTAGCCATTGTCTCTAATTTTGTATTGTTTAAGGCAATTTTCAGTGAATGGCCTAAAGATATGGAATAA